The Pseudomonas wenzhouensis genome has a segment encoding these proteins:
- a CDS encoding helicase, with product MKFRFLLWMLGRLMAKASRENPAFRQQLEGRDMVFQLHTLDGKVARHFIVAGQRVSSKRGAAKDPAFAIGFKDAAYGFATMTAKNKQLAFMQGIQNKDIQIQGNPALVMWFQGLTKYLMPKKKTEAPKKAA from the coding sequence ATGAAATTCCGTTTTCTTCTGTGGATGCTGGGCCGCCTGATGGCCAAGGCCAGCCGTGAAAACCCGGCGTTCCGCCAACAACTCGAAGGCCGCGATATGGTCTTCCAGTTGCACACCCTCGACGGCAAGGTGGCACGCCACTTCATCGTGGCGGGGCAGCGCGTCAGCAGCAAGCGCGGTGCCGCCAAGGACCCTGCTTTCGCCATTGGTTTCAAGGACGCTGCCTACGGGTTCGCGACCATGACCGCGAAGAACAAGCAGTTGGCCTTTATGCAGGGCATCCAGAACAAGGACATCCAGATCCAGGGCAATCCGGCGCTGGTCATGTGGTTCCAGGGGCTGACCAAGTACCTGATGCCGAAGAAGAAAACCGAGGCGCCGAAAAAGGCCGCCTGA